The Glycine soja cultivar W05 chromosome 4, ASM419377v2, whole genome shotgun sequence genomic sequence TCTCCGTTTATTCTGTCACTCCTGTCCTGGTCTCGCCGGTTACCACGGTCATCCTTCAATCGGCCCTCTAAACCTCCTAATCTTCGCTTAAGAGGCCTATCCTTCTACAAACAGAACAAAAAAGGACTGAGCATTTAAAAATCAATCTATACCAACATTGTACAGAAATACATTGCTATGCTAAAACCATAATACATCAGGCTACTAGCCCCATAGACAGAGCAGCACACATTGAAAGGAAATACTATGCTGATTCCACAAGCAGTACAGACCCCATCTGCAGTGTTGCTAAAATGCCACGATACAGATAAACAACTACTAAAACCTGGACCAaaatgtttccaaaacatgcatGATGCAACAATAAAGATCTTTCTATCAAATCATGAATcatcattaataatattttccttttatgtaTACAAGTGCAtggaatataaaaaaactattctACCTGAGGTTGCTGCATGACAGGCGTTCCACCAGGAGCATCAGGATCACTGCAATGATAGTAATGACATTGTAAGTGATATGTGCACCCACACCAGCAATACTGACCATTAAATAAAAGAAGCCTTAATTAATACTTACTTcatgtaattttgaaaataaagatccTCTCGCAATTTTGATGTTAGTTCCATCACAAGCTCAGGGTGTTTTagcttcaaatgtttgtgcacAAATTCAGCCGCATGAAAAAGCTTTGTGCAGCCCTTAGCTCCACAACCATACTTCCACCCATATTTCTCATCCCTAATTTTCCTAACATGTGGATCCAACACATCAGTTGCTGCAGCATCTATCTTCTCCTTGGCAGTCATCACTTCCAATGGATCCTGACCATTCAACCTTCCCTGCCAAAATGAATCAAGTTTCTTCTCCCAGTCAGAACCagattttcttgtttcttcatGCCCTGTTCCTTCTGGCCTCACATACCTAAAACCCTTGGCCTCATTAGTCTCAATCATACCATAATAATCAACACCATGTATCCGCCAAAGATATGTAATAAGTGTGTCCAGTAGCTCAACACCCTCTAATCCCTTAACAGATGTTAAGCCACGGACAATTACTATGGGGCCCACAGATCCACTGTGAGCCTTGTCATCATTTTTATTATGGTCACTGGTGCATAAAATATTATCGTCAATACCCTTTTCCCTGTCGAGCTTACGAACAACAGCCTGAGCCTGTTGAATATCTGCTTGTATCCGTCTAGGTTCAGAACTGATAGTGTGAGCCTTTGGAGCAGCTGAGAAATCATTATCTTTATTAGGTCCCCTACCATGTCTTCTTCGTTTACCATCTGTTTCTTCCTCTGAATTAGGTTCACTGGCTTGCCCTGATTTACCGGATGAAGTGGAGTTCAAACCAGGATTTCTGCATTGATTGAAAATTCACAAGatacaaaaaatattgagaGCATAAGGAGGAAGAGCAGGCAAATGCACAGACAGTGTGAAAGAGCAAGAACATACAGGTCTAATGTTCCACTTTGCAAATCAAGCAAAAAATCCTTTGCAAGCCGTCGAGCATTTTCATTCCTCCTAAAAGATGGTGTGCCAGAGAGGATCaattacaattatatattttaatcaaaatattaatttaccATCCTATCTAGCAACCACCCAAGTAAAAATACTGGTATATGATCCATCGACATAAAGAGGATGCTCCACTCCATTCTTCATTAGACTGCAAGATTTGAAAAACTCACCTCTCAATTACTGTAAGTAAATTTGTTGGgtgatatttatcttttaacctacatcaaaatataaatcaaataaagGAAGGATCAGAAGATTGCACGTACTTGAAACAAGACGATAACACaagaatcaaataaattttagcagtgggaaaagaaaatcaataccACTCTTCATCCTTATGAGCATTAAAATAAGCCCGCTTTTGTGTAGAAATATACTCTGATTTGTACTCTTGATACCTAGAAAAACAAATTAAGCATCTCATCAGTATCCAATAAGTTATTCTGAATTTAGAGCTTAGGCACAATGAAAAGGATATTGTTTTCCAAATTTTACCTACGCTCAGCTTCAGCTGGCAGCACATCATCTTCCAGCTCCTGAATGAATTGTTTATAGGACATCAACCCCTCTCTGAAATAATTCACAAGCATCTGAAATGTTAACAGACTTCcgccaaaaaatatattgtcaaatagagaaaaataaggcAATACACATCCCACGAATCAGCAACATTACCAAATTCTAAAGAGAAACTTCCATAACTACCCTTCAAGAGAATAAAAAGGAAGAatgaaaatatacaataaatttgtacattattatttttctatttactaATAACACTCAAAAGTGAAAGATAAAATTGGGTATAGATTCTATAGAAATTTTACAAAAGTTGAAGCAAGCAGTAACAAGCACAAAACACAACTTCTCACAAGGTTGGCAACAAAAGCATAGTAGGaaagacaaaataataatgaGCCGGGTGTTCCAAAGGCTCTTTAGTAGTGGCCAGTACAGGCATTGCAATGAGACATAGTATAACATACAGAATCAATTCTGATTTAATACATCTCAATGTAGAACAAAACAGAACATGAGATTAAAAGGTGGTACATTTGACTCCAAAAAAAAGGCTaacaaggagaaaaaaagaaaacaaaccattTCATTCTATCCATGCGCCAAACACTACCTTTTTAGTGGCATGCTGAAATTTCTACTAGGAAACATAATCAGGACAGAATCTTCAAATAGATGGCATGCTGTAATTGCTTTTCTTCTATTgactataacaaaatatatcttCCTCGTGCACCAAAATGGGCACTACATCAATGACAACACGAGgatagaaataaaatgaaaaataattgtttttcaaatttctaAGAAAATTCATTAAACAATACAAGTTTGCACAAAGCTTCAATTCGAAGTCTGTCCAGAAAAAGAGTCAacactttaattaaatattaactgcCAATGTTTGCAAGCATAAGATAGGAAGCAATATGCAGAACTTTTCTCTTTTTGAAATTCTTCCTTCAACGTTGAAGTAAAGGATAAAATCTAAGTTTTTCAAACAACCTAATTTCCTCCAAAGAATGAGATGATAAGTTGCTAATGGATCACAaattcaaaggaaaaaaaactgaaTCAGAATTCTAACAAGatggagtaaaaaaaaaaatcaactaataGAATTGAGAGAACAATTCATGATGGTTTAGGCATGTCCTATCTACTCTAGTGACACATATGCCCTAAATATAGGAAGTAGACTACTAAAACCAATATAATAGTGTGATGAttaataaaaccaaaaataatgatgttgcaaaaaaaatatggttGCAAAATTTTAGAAGAATATTGTTGCCTTGTTGAATACGAACTAAAGGCAAGAAACTGCAGCAAAGTGAATGAACAACAAACTAACATTTTGTTGCAAAACATGTTTGACAATCtgccataatttttttatcagtaaagcTCAGGGTAGAATACTACCGAAAGGAGTACCAATTTACCAGATACGGTATCCATAAGTAATTCAGTATTGTAAAGGTATTCTAAAAGAGAACTTCCCATTAGAATTATCTTTCAAGATTTCATAAATAGGGCTATAGGAATTAAATTACAACCCTATAAGTTACATCAATTAATACACTATCCAATGACCTTTTAATAGAAAACTTAACATCAAACTTCACTGTTGAATTTAAAGTTCTTATCATATAAATcattacaaaatataatatttatctaaaattattcaataatcaattgatatttacatcaaaatacattaaaattgacataatatataattttaaaacatttaaaataaaaacttttttattatattagttattcaattttgacaaaaaatgaCACAATCAAGGTAATATATAGTTATTCTCAATAGTTGGaacaataaaaatcacattctaTATAAAGTTTTTGATGGTGTAAGTGTTGATGTAATTTGTAGCTGTATAATTTGATCTatccatatatatatgtgtgtgatgAAAACTTCAGAAAATATAATCAATGAAGGCATTTAGTTTTCTTATCATGGTTTGGCAACTTTCTTTGACATTTACACTCactgattttcttttaattagtaTATCTAGACTGATTGTTTTTCATAATGAAAATTGAAACACCAGTCCTGCAGAAACCAATCTTCATCAATGTACATGAGCAGTGTGATAAAGCCCCAACCATCAAAGAAGACTCAGGACCTGTTTGAAAGAGGtggaaaaggaagaaagggGAGGGAAAGCGTACTACTTGTTGTAAGCTTTCCCCTCTTTACCACTTCTCCCAAAGAGACCCTTAGTGTTCTAAGACAACCATTGTCTCTGTTACTTTCCAGAAATTTACTTGCCATGACAGAATACCTTCTTTCTAAACTTTCCATTGGAATAAGGTATCTTCTATTTGAATGTAATTTGTACTTGCAGGTGATTTTAAACCAGTACTTCAGTCTTTGCAGAGTGCATTTGAATCTGTATTTCAGAAGCCTATTTATGGCTAAAGGAGAACTGAGGTGCACATGGTGCACAGCCTTGTCACACATCAAATTCCTCTAATAATCACATCTCCCAAATTGCTCAACAAACAGTAGCCGAGATCCAGTGCTGTCTTGGCTTTATACAATCAATGTAGCAAGATGTATATTCAATTGAAGCTTCCCACTCAGGGTATAAAGTAAACATTTCATCTCAGGTGATAtgaaaaattctcaaaataacATTCCATTGACAAATTTCCTTTCTCAAAAACCTATAAACCTCATGATTCAATCCTGCAATGCTATAAGAATATATTGGCTCCTTTGCCATATTTCCTTTCTCAAATACCATTGCATTGACAGAATTTCTTGTAGATATTGCACAAGAAATAGATGAAACATGGCAGATATGTTTACAtggtttaaaaagaaaaaaagtgaaaactgACCTTTGTGCACCTCCACTTGGCAAATCTGCATAACCGCGACTATTATCCACATCTGCAAAATGAACCCCCAACATAGGAACATATTAACAGTAAGATGACCTGCTGTATGTATCAGCTAATGTTTGACAATAGTACAAAATGAACAATGAGTAAACTAAAGAGCAGAATAGGATACATAATGAATTATAGGatattgatatttatatttgttgtgatggaaaaaaattatagactCTAACATGCCATCTGCACTGGTCATGTTGATTCAATAGTACACCTAATGAATAGTCTCCAAAACAATTGTCACACTGTCTGCACTAAGCATAACGTTATCAATTTAACTGCCATCACAAGCAACAATAAGCAATGCAAAAACtatgaaattaaagagtgtgaaaagaaaacttttttattatatgtagCTATATTTCAGTATGCAAAGTAGGATGTTGTGAGTTTAACTTAGCTCAATTAGAGAATAAAACTGGAATTAAAGCTAAGGATAAATGTCATTTACACTATGCAAGAAAACCCCATAGTGATTATTAAAGCTAACAATTATTAACATACCAGAAATCCCATTATGATATCCCCCAGCAGATCGATGAGCAAGCCTGCCATAAGACTTTTCATCTGCATAACCAGTCCTTCCACCTGCTCCCCGTTCATAGCCACCAGAATAATCATAGCCAAATCTGCTTTAATCATAATgaagtatattattttaaaaattatcagcATAATGTGTGATACATACATGGCCTAGGGTGATAAGGATGTAAAGCAGCAAAGTTCAAATGTGAGAAGAAAATCCTTCTAAAGTATTTCCTATAAACCATTTAAATAATCACATGATAGCATGAATATAACATCACATCACTCAGTCAACATACAACCATTCATCTTTGAGTAGTCATGCTACAATCAATGGAATTTGtaaaaaatcagaaaataaataagattgaAAGAACACAGTTCCATAAATACATGTAGTCGAATAAAACTGTAGAAGAGATACAATTTTGTCTTCACAACTTCCATGACATATTTTGATGCATTCGCAATCACAAAGAGTAAAAAGAAATCAGAAACAATTACAACACAATTTGAATAAATCCAATATTCTAACAATGTTAGggtttttttgtcaaaatacatgattggtataaaatttataaataaaacagcatagttaaaaatactttaatgtggttgaaagttgaaactgaATGCCAGGATCAAAGGATTACAATTTTCTGGTGTAAGGTCATAATTCAATAACTGATGACAGAGACATCAGtttagaaaagaaatagaatgGGATTGATGACAAAATGAAAAACTGAAAGGAataacaaaacagaaaaacccCTAACATCAAGCCatgggaaaagaaaaagcaacAAGAATAAAACATAAGAATTAATGCAAGCAATATTTTTCCACCTCGACCCTAACAAATAAACAGCAAATATACTGATCGCCATATCTCTATGCCCTTGACAACAAGAGCTGTTTCTTCTTTTCATAGCGATCCGTGATATAAACAAATTATGGCCGgtagaaaataaatttctacAAAAGTTTCCAAAATCCATGATGTCAGAACTGTCAAAACATCCATCAAGACTTCAAAAATCCTCATTTTTTTATCTCACTGGATAAACAGAGATTTCGGTGAAAAATATTCGtgacgggggggggggggggggggggggcggaCAACCATAAGGGAAACCAACAGAAAAAACCCAAGAAAACAGGAATTCAATGAAACAAAGCTGCTTAATCACAATCCCTCAACAAGTCTAACCCCATCTAAAAAGTTCCCCTTGAGCCCTAGGCCCATTAAACACCAAACACCCAATCCTATCCCCGACAACGGAACCTGAACCCCCCTAAGAAAATTAGATAGTTCACTTCCCATCCAACCAAATGCAATTGAAGGAAAACAGATACACTCCCCAGCCATGAAGATGTTCACTTTCACTTTTTcagc encodes the following:
- the LOC114409449 gene encoding serrate RNA effector molecule-like, with amino-acid sequence MAEVINNMPPESLDHDQSPSASAPPPPAASSSAADDLPPPPLPLPPRRRDRRDDRDFDRHPNRSRDYYDRDRDFKRRRSPSPGYRDRRYSPPPPSRRSPPPYKRSRRGSPRGGAYVPDDRFGYDYSGGYERGAGGRTGYADEKSYGRLAHRSAGGYHNGISDVDNSRGYADLPSGGAQREGLMSYKQFIQELEDDVLPAEAERRYQEYKSEYISTQKRAYFNAHKDEEWLKDKYHPTNLLTVIERRNENARRLAKDFLLDLQSGTLDLNPGLNSTSSGKSGQASEPNSEEETDGKRRRHGRGPNKDNDFSAAPKAHTISSEPRRIQADIQQAQAVVRKLDREKGIDDNILCTSDHNKNDDKAHSGSVGPIVIVRGLTSVKGLEGVELLDTLITYLWRIHGVDYYGMIETNEAKGFRYVRPEGTGHEETRKSGSDWEKKLDSFWQGRLNGQDPLEVMTAKEKIDAAATDVLDPHVRKIRDEKYGWKYGCGAKGCTKLFHAAEFVHKHLKLKHPELVMELTSKLREDLYFQNYMNDPDAPGGTPVMQQPQKDRPLKRRLGGLEGRLKDDRGNRRDQDRSDRINGDRPDGSPSHERQMGNHDEAMYDAYGGPGVPQFTSDMAPPPVLMPVPGAGPLGPFVPAPPEVAMQMFREQGGPSSYDASGRKIRSGPHMGGPAPIIAVPPSFRPDPRQMRSYQDLDAPEDEVTVIDYRSL